CGCTGGCGGCGCACTTCCGCCAGGCGCTCGTCCGCGGTGCGCTCGGCGACGCCCGTGAAGCCGCCGACGTCATGCGCGAGCGCTCGGGCAGCGTCCTCATTCCGAAGAAGGGGCGCTGAGCGGACGCAGCGCGATGCCCCGCCCGCGGAAGTGTGCGGCGAGGCAGGCGCCGAGGTTGCGGACGATGTCCGGATCCGAGTTGAGCAGGTACACCTCCGGCCCGACACGCCAGATCTCCCGCTCGAGCCGTCGCGCGTCCCAGCCGAGCCGGCGGCGGACGGCCTCGGCGACGAACATCGGCACCAGCTTGTCCTTCATGCGGAGCTGCGTGTCGACCAGGAAGAGTGCGGTGTCGGGGCGGAGCGTGTCGACCCGGTCGAGGAACGCGCCCACCTCCTCCGGGACGATCTGCCGCGGCGGGGCCGACTTCGTCTCCACGTAGATCACCTCGCCCTCGCCGCAGGCCACCACGTCGTAGTCGCCGCCGTGCGGCGCGTGCGGGATGCGGAGCCCCCAGGTGGCCGCGCAGCCGAACTCGCGGTCGAGCGTCGCGGCGACGTACCACTCGAGCGTGCCGCCGAAGGAGTTGATGCGCGCCTCGCGCAGCCGGTAGCGGCCACGGCTGACCCGCGCGACCAGGCCGGCGTCGACGAGGAACCGGAGATAGCGCGCCGCGACGGCGCGGCTCGCGTAGCGGGTCAGGTGGCCCAGGCGCAGCGCCGTGCGGTGCTTCAGCACGTCGCGCAGGAAGAGCCGGTAGGAGTAGTGGCGCAGCAGCGTGGCGTGCCGCTCGCGCGCGTCCCGCAGGCGCGGCACGAGCAGCGGCGTCGGGTCGCGCTCGCCGTTCCACGCGAGGCCGCGGCGGCGGAGCGCCGCCCGCACCGCCTCCTCGCCCGGCCCGAGGTGCGGCTCACCCGGCGAGGTGCGCCGGCTCCTCGAGGCAGGCCTGGAGGCGCTCGAGGGCGCGGGCGGCGTAGAAGCCGTCCTCGACCCGCTCGTCATACGTGTAGCGCAGCGTGAAGGTCTCGCGGCTGCCGACCGAGCCGTCGGCGAGCACGACCGGCGCCCGGTGCACGCGGCCGAGCGTCACGAAGATCGGGATGGTGCCGTACTCGAAGAGGTGATGATAGGCGGCCTCGAGCCCGACGCTGCCGAGGTTGGCGACGAAGGCCGAGGCGTACAGCGGGTCGGGGTCGACGAAGCGGGCGGGCAGCACGCCCCAGGCATCGAGCCGGCGGACGACGCGCACGCCCAGGCGGAGCGCCGGCGCCGGCAGGCGGAGGAAGGTGTTGACCTCGCGCTCGACGGCCGTCTCCCGCCCCGAGCGCCCCTCGCCGAGCGCGGCCCGGATGCGTTCCACCAGGGTGTCCAGGGGCTCGGCGGGCTCGAAGCGGATCTTCGCCGTGAAGATCGGCGCGTCGCGCTCGAGGCGCTGCTTGGCGCTGAACGACAGCCAGATGCCGCGCCGATCGTAGAGGCGGCTCCCGGCGACGAAGCGGTTGAGCCGCGGGAACTCCGCCAGCGCCGTGCCGATGGCGCGCAGCACGAGGTGAAAGAGCGTCACCGCGCGCTCGGGCGGCCGGCCGGCGTTCAGCTCGGCGAGGAACCGCTTGGCCGGCGCGGCGTCGACGTGCTGCTCGAAGAGGACGAAGGCGCCGTTCTTCGTCGGCAGGAGAAACGGCATGATCCGCCGGAGCGGATGGACGGGCGACGGCGTGCCGTCGGGGCGCGCGAAGGGCGGCATCAGCCGGCCACCGCCCGTCGCCCCTCCACCCACCGGTCGGCGTTGCGCAGCGCCGTCGCGACGATGGTCTCCTGCGGGTTCACGCCGATCGACGAGGGCAGCAGGCTCGCGTCGGCGACCACCAGCCCCTCGGTCCCCCACACCCTGCCGCTCGCGTCGGTCGCGCCGCGGCGCGGATCGCTCGCCATGCGCGCCGTGCCCATGATGTGGACCGTCATGAGCTCGATGCCGGCCGCCACGCGCGGCCGCTCGTGGATGCGCCGGAGCTGGTCGGGGCCGGAGAGCTCGGGGAGGTCGGCGAAGGGCAGGAGCACGCGCCGCGCGCCGGCCGCGAAGAGCAGCTCGGCCGTGAGCGCCACGCCCCGGTGGGTGGTCTCGAGGTCGCGGCCGCTCAGGTCGAAGAACATGTACGGCTGCCGGTCGGGCCCGAGGATGACGCGGCCCTCGCCCTCGTCCTCGATGAGCGCGGCGGCGGTGAGCATGTGGTTGTAGGCCCGCATCCGGCGGGCGTGCTCCTCGCCGAGCCCCGGCAGCCCGGCGGCGAGGAGCCCGGGCGGCACCGCGGCGTACCCGATGAGCACGCCCTCGGCGAGGAAGTGGTGGATGTGGAAGGCCTGGTGCGTCCCGATCCACGGGTCGAGGCGCTCGTCGAAGACGCCGACCACCTTGGCGTTCGGGTGCGTGTGGAGCCCGCGGCCGATGGCACGCGCGCGGAGCCAGCTGCGCTTGAGGATGCCGGGCGTGTGGCGCGCCCCGGCTGCCAGCACGACGAGCGGGGCGTAGGCATGAAAGCGCCCTCGACGCCGGCCGTCCTCGCCGACGAAGCGGCCGCGCACGCCGGTCGCGCGCGCGCCGCGAAAGAGCACGCGGTCGACGCGCGCGTGGGTCACGAGCGCGGCCCCGGCGGCGAGGGCGCGCGGGATCTCGGTCACGTGCATCGCTTGCTTAGCGCCGGTAGGACAGCCCAACGCACAATTGTTGAGCCCGACGCAGCGCCGCATGTTGCGCGGCGCCCGCGCCACCGGCCAGCCGAGGCGATGCGCCCCGTCCAGGAAGAGGCGGGTGTTGCCGCCGAAGGTGTCCTCGTGGTTCGGCTCGGTGTGCAGGATGCGCTCGGCCTCGGCGAAGTACGGCTCCATGGCGCGCGGTCCGGTCGCGTCGAGCCCGAGGCTCCGCTCCCAGTGGTCGAGCACCCGCTCGGGCGTGCGCCAGCTCATGCCCCCGTTGATGACGGTCGAGCCGCCGACGCATTTCCCCTCGGCGAAGATGATGCCGGGCTTGCCGAAGATCATCGTCGTGCCGGCGTCGCGGTAGAGGCGCTGGATCATCGTCGCGGGATCGGTCGAGAACGTCTCGGTGCGGTGCAGCCCGCCCTCCTCGAGGACCAGCACGTCGAGGCCGGCGTCGCGGAGGCGCGCGGCCGCCGTGGCGCCGCCCGCGCCGCTGCCGACGACGATCGCATCGGCGGCCAGCTCGCGGTCGCCGTCCAGCGCCGCGCCGACGGTGACGTTCGGGTACTCGATCCGGTGCTCGGGCGGGACCAGCCGCTCAGCCGGCATGCCCATGGAGGAGCTCCGCCCGCCGCCCGACGAGCGTCGCCGCGCGGCCGGCCCAGTCGACGTCGAGCGAGGCGAGGACGTCGGGATGCTGGTAGAAAGCGAGGAAGACGAGCGTGCGGAGGCCGAGGAAGAGCGCTCCCCGGGGGCCGGTCGCGTGCCCCCAGGCGGCCAGGTAACGCCGTCCCTCCTCGGGTGTCATCTGGCTGAAGCGGGACCAGCGGCGAGCGAAGAGCGGCGGACCATACTCGACCAGGTAGAGGCCGAGCGGGAGGCCGATGCGGAGGGGCCCCGGCAGGTAGGGCAGGAAGCGGGCGACATCGCGCAGCACGTCGTCGTCGATCGGCTGGTCGAACCCGTGGCCGCGGGGGCGGATGGCGGCGATGACGGCGCGAAGGATGCGGGCCTGCCCGCGTGAGAGGCGGTTCGGTTGGTGAGGTGCCACGGTTAGCCCAGCTCTTAGGACGGGCCGTGCGACGGTTGCAACCCGCTCCGCGCCACCGGTCAGCGACCGGTGCGCCGAGCGGGCGGGCGCCGCGGCCGGGGCGTGAGTTCGGCACGCGCCTGCGCCACGAGCCGCCGGAATCGCGGCACGAGCTTCGGCCATACTCGGCTGAGATACCGCCCGACGGTCGCAGGCGATGCCCCGGCCTTGAGCAGCTCCACGACGTCCGCGTCGTCCTGGCTGCGCCCCGTCTCGAGCTTCATGAGGATGAGGTGCGTCACCGGGATCACGGGAAGGTCTCGCCGCGCTCGCGTGCAGCGTGCCAGCGCGCGCTCATCGCCCTCGAACGCGGTGCCGAGGAGGTCCACGTCCACACCCGTCAGCTCGTCGCGCAACCTGGGACCGATCGGTGTCCGGCCGCCGCGGAAGCCGCGCGCGCGCAAGGCATTCACCGCCCGGGGCAGATCGCGGGCGTAGACCAGGAGGTCGACGTCCGTGGTGAACCGCTCGTAGCCGTGCTCGATCACGGCGAAGCCGCCAGCGACGGCAAACGGGATGTCGGCGTCCCGGAGGATGCGACCGACGCGCGCCAGCGTCTCGTCGACGGGTCCGACGGGGACCTCGCGCACCCAGGCGGCCTGCAGGAGCTCGCGATAGGTGCGCAGTGCCGTGGCTCGCATGAGGCGCCCAATCTACCCCCGTTGGCAACCTATACGAAGGGGAGCATCGAAGTGGTAAGGAGCCCCCGATGCGCCGCCTCGCCACCGCGCTTTTTCTCCTCGGCCTCCTGTTCCTCGGCCTGCGCTGCGGCCTCGGCGGCGGCCGGCGGCTCGAGGACCGCACGACGGCGCCCGAGCTGCCGGCCTCGGCGCTCGAGGTGGTCGCCGACCTCGACTACCCGCCCGGCAACGTCGCCGTCTCGCGAGGCGGGCGGATCTTCCTGACGCTCCATCCCGACGGCGACCCGCCGCTCGAGCTCGCCGAGCTGGTGAACGGCCGGCCGGTGCCGTTCCCGAGCGCCGAGTTCCAGCGGGCGGAGAAGGGCACGCCGCACTTCCAGTCGTTGCTCTCGGTGCGCATCGACCCCCAGGGGCGCCTCTGGACGCTCGACTTCGCGCGCTACGCGCGCGGCCAGCCCCGCATCCTGGCCTTCGATCCCGAGTCGCGCCACCTCGTGCACCAGTACGACTTCCCGTCCGAGGTGGCGGGGTTCCTCTCGATGCTGAACGACTTCCAGGTCGACCCGCGCGACGGGAAGATCTACATCGCCGACGCGAGCCCGATCCGCCAGAAGCCCGCGCTGGTCGTGTACGACCCGGCCACGCGCTCGAGCCGCCGGGTGCTCGAAGGGGACGTGTCGGTCAGGCCGCAGGACCTCGTCACCCGGGCGCCGGGCCGCGACATGGTGCTCTTCGGGTTCTACACCCTGCGCATCGGGGTCGATTCGATCACGCTCGACGACCGGGGCGAGTGGCTCTACTACGGGCCGTTCAGCGGCGACCGGCTCTATCGCGTCGCGACGCGCGATCTGAACGACGCGTCGCTCTCGCCGGGCGCGCTGGCGGCGAAGGTCGAGGACTTCGCCGCGAAGACGATCAGCGACGGGCTGTCGATCGACCAGGCGGACGGCGTCTTCCTGAGCGACCCCGAGCACTCGGCGATCCTCCGCCTCGGGCCCGACCGCCGCCTCGTGACGCTCCTGAAGGACCCCCGCCTGCGCTGGCCCGACGGCTTCAGCTGGGGCCCGGACGGCTGGCTGTACGTCACCTGCAGCTCGCTCCAGCACGTGATCTTCAAGAGCGCGCGGCACATCCGCGAGCACGCGCCGTATCAGGTGTTCCGGTTCCGCCCGGGGACGGCGGGCGTGCCGGGGCACTGAGCCCTGTTGCACGGCGCCGCCGCACGAAAGTATGTTCGGCCGCTATGAGCACCGTGAGCATGAGCACCGTCTCCGTGCGCCCGTCCGTCGGCGCCCGCTTCCGCGACCTGGTGCGCGCCGAGCCGCCCGATCGCCGCGCGATCAGCGCCTTCCTCGACGGCCTCGCGCACGCCGAGCGGGTCGAGGCGATCCGCGCGCTCGGCGGAGCGAGGCTGCAGGCACGGCTTTACAGAGCCGTGGCCGATGCTCCGCGTGTGACGCTGACGGACCTGGTGCCGCCCGACGCGCCACCGCTCCGCGAGGTCATCTTCGAGGGGAAGAACTCGCTCCCCGCCTTCACGCTCTTCCAGAAGCGCTTCTGCCGGCCGTCGACGGGGCGCGGCGAGCTCTGGGGCTACAACCACCAGGCGCTCGCCTGGCTCACCGGGCCCGGGTACTTCGTCGTCCACGACGACCGCGACGGCGCGGCGATCGACTACCGCGAGGTGCCGCCCGGCCGCCCACCGACCTGGCCCGAGGTCCGGCCGAACCACCGCGGCTTCTCCCGCTTCGTCTACCACGACATGGTCGACTACCTCCGGCGCGTCTCGGCCGACGTCTTCATCGGCCGCGCCCACCGCGGCGGCAAGCCGCGCGCCAACTACTTCCTCCTCTGCCGGGAGTCGTGATCGATGGACGCGAAGGCGGGCGCGCGGGAACGCCTCGAGGCCGCGCGCGACGAGCTGGTCGCGCTGAGCCATCGCATCCACGCGCATCCCGAGCTGGGCTTCGAGGAGGAACGGGCGTCGGG
This is a stretch of genomic DNA from Deltaproteobacteria bacterium. It encodes these proteins:
- a CDS encoding GMC family oxidoreductase — translated: MGMPAERLVPPEHRIEYPNVTVGAALDGDRELAADAIVVGSGAGGATAAARLRDAGLDVLVLEEGGLHRTETFSTDPATMIQRLYRDAGTTMIFGKPGIIFAEGKCVGGSTVINGGMSWRTPERVLDHWERSLGLDATGPRAMEPYFAEAERILHTEPNHEDTFGGNTRLFLDGAHRLGWPVARAPRNMRRCVGLNNCALGCPTGAKQAMHVTEIPRALAAGAALVTHARVDRVLFRGARATGVRGRFVGEDGRRRGRFHAYAPLVVLAAGARHTPGILKRSWLRARAIGRGLHTHPNAKVVGVFDERLDPWIGTHQAFHIHHFLAEGVLIGYAAVPPGLLAAGLPGLGEEHARRMRAYNHMLTAAALIEDEGEGRVILGPDRQPYMFFDLSGRDLETTHRGVALTAELLFAAGARRVLLPFADLPELSGPDQLRRIHERPRVAAGIELMTVHIMGTARMASDPRRGATDASGRVWGTEGLVVADASLLPSSIGVNPQETIVATALRNADRWVEGRRAVAG